A window of Aerococcus urinae contains these coding sequences:
- a CDS encoding TetR/AcrR family transcriptional regulator produces MDAYIKNFVGKFSRQEALTPRQHAILQASIDLFADYGYSNTSTKAIAGRAGVGEGTLFKHFGSKQNLLFACILPIIAEMSKEKYAQEFDLQRIKDDQWTFQDFVHHILANCFQENSDHYKVMKIFAQEMLYRENFLKHLAELIPFHLKTGFFNILEYFKDKGELNNWPNALIIRLMISPILSFQWVQFESASQKDFAQALSYIEAFIVRGLCC; encoded by the coding sequence ATGGATGCATATATAAAAAACTTTGTAGGAAAATTTTCGCGCCAGGAAGCCTTGACCCCGCGCCAGCATGCTATCCTCCAAGCAAGTATTGATTTATTTGCTGATTATGGCTACAGCAATACTTCGACGAAAGCAATCGCTGGCCGGGCTGGCGTAGGGGAAGGAACCCTCTTCAAACATTTTGGCAGCAAACAAAACTTACTCTTCGCCTGTATCTTACCTATCATTGCTGAAATGTCTAAGGAAAAATATGCCCAAGAATTTGACTTACAACGAATTAAAGATGACCAGTGGACCTTCCAAGACTTTGTCCACCATATTCTAGCCAATTGTTTCCAAGAGAATTCTGACCACTACAAGGTAATGAAAATATTTGCCCAAGAGATGCTTTACCGGGAAAATTTCTTAAAGCACTTGGCTGAATTAATTCCGTTCCATTTAAAGACGGGGTTTTTTAACATTTTAGAGTATTTTAAAGACAAGGGAGAACTGAATAACTGGCCCAATGCCCTGATTATTCGGCTCATGATTTCACCGATTTTGTCCTTTCAGTGGGTTCAATTTGAGAGTGCGAGTCAGAAAGATTTTGCTCAAGCCTTGTCTTATATTGAAGCTTTTATTGTCAGGGGACTGTGTTGCTAA
- a CDS encoding DUF2207 family protein: MVVKRLFSPLLKLALALAVIFSFDLVRSDQEPVLAVDQDIHSITVDTVLQEDGSAKITEYWDITTHEGTEIYKPLVLTDAQELSDYQVSMDGQPFSPIKNWDVDASFNAKAYQFGRNENSELNWGISDYGRHTYQVSYRISNFVMQTATNQMIYWRFISDNLADSPENIRMTIASEKEDFNLEYNRVWGFGFRGQVHIEDGKVVAESKESLPSSGSGILLVRIPQGTYPTQWTSDKAFDDYVKEAFEGSDYNWEDYDSNAAVEDITSMPGEGMPKLIKWGLVGLGGLGVVGILAGEFQYIKRKRALKKWYPSIKQRSQELDGQYYRDLPADNIYSDYFILDQLAIDDLDSNYLTGTILYLVKEGGLKLGGETGLFKDNHYFMVNSAYQAPDLDPIKDWWRIFNEVADDKGQFSEKDFKKYCQSRTDRLKGVSISYRSYSKNYLLGGDFIQSQTYAKAKEDQDQRYLADSQVTYPFTDKGHQLRDNWVKFYNYLKDFSLLNERGAQEVALWDRLLIYAAVLGIAAEVAKEFANLYPDFEKQSVYSGTGDINFWQYYYIANVMNRSYTQSIAPEMTSAMSSGGGGFSSFGGGGGAFGGGGGGGAR; encoded by the coding sequence ATGGTAGTCAAACGCCTATTTTCTCCATTACTAAAACTAGCCCTAGCCCTGGCTGTTATCTTTTCTTTTGATCTGGTTCGTTCAGACCAGGAGCCCGTCTTAGCGGTTGACCAGGATATCCATTCCATCACGGTGGATACTGTCCTCCAGGAAGATGGTTCGGCCAAGATTACTGAGTACTGGGATATTACTACCCATGAAGGAACCGAAATTTATAAACCCCTGGTCTTGACGGATGCCCAAGAATTATCTGACTACCAGGTCAGCATGGATGGTCAGCCCTTTAGTCCCATAAAAAATTGGGATGTGGATGCTTCTTTTAATGCCAAGGCCTATCAATTTGGTCGCAATGAAAATAGTGAGCTCAACTGGGGAATTTCTGACTATGGCCGTCACACTTACCAGGTTTCCTACCGGATCTCTAACTTTGTCATGCAGACGGCGACTAATCAAATGATCTATTGGCGCTTTATTTCCGATAATTTGGCAGACAGCCCGGAAAATATTCGGATGACCATTGCTTCTGAAAAGGAAGACTTTAACCTGGAATACAATCGGGTTTGGGGCTTTGGTTTTCGTGGACAAGTCCATATTGAAGATGGAAAAGTCGTGGCTGAATCCAAGGAAAGTCTACCTAGCTCTGGAAGCGGCATCCTCTTAGTCCGTATTCCTCAAGGAACCTACCCAACCCAGTGGACTTCGGATAAGGCCTTTGACGATTATGTCAAGGAAGCCTTTGAGGGATCTGACTATAATTGGGAAGATTATGATAGTAATGCTGCGGTTGAAGACATTACCTCCATGCCGGGTGAGGGGATGCCTAAGCTGATCAAATGGGGTCTGGTAGGACTTGGTGGACTGGGGGTAGTCGGTATCCTAGCTGGTGAGTTCCAGTACATCAAGAGAAAACGAGCTTTGAAGAAGTGGTACCCCTCTATTAAACAAAGAAGTCAAGAATTAGACGGTCAGTATTACCGTGATCTGCCTGCTGATAATATTTATTCGGATTACTTTATTTTGGACCAACTAGCTATTGATGACCTCGATAGCAACTATTTAACCGGGACCATCCTTTACTTGGTGAAAGAAGGCGGCCTCAAGTTAGGAGGCGAAACGGGTTTGTTCAAGGATAATCATTACTTTATGGTGAATTCCGCTTACCAAGCGCCAGATTTGGATCCCATTAAGGACTGGTGGCGGATCTTTAATGAAGTTGCAGATGATAAGGGCCAGTTTTCAGAGAAAGACTTCAAAAAATATTGTCAAAGCCGTACGGATCGACTAAAAGGCGTCTCCATATCTTACCGGTCTTATAGTAAAAATTATTTGCTAGGGGGCGATTTTATTCAAAGTCAGACTTATGCCAAGGCTAAGGAAGACCAAGACCAGCGTTACCTAGCGGATAGCCAGGTGACTTATCCCTTTACCGACAAAGGTCATCAATTAAGAGATAATTGGGTCAAATTCTATAACTATCTTAAGGATTTCTCCTTATTAAATGAACGTGGTGCTCAAGAAGTGGCACTGTGGGACCGCTTATTAATTTATGCAGCGGTTTTAGGAATCGCTGCAGAAGTTGCTAAAGAATTTGCCAACCTCTATCCTGATTTTGAAAAACAATCGGTTTATTCCGGTACTGGTGATATTAACTTTTGGCAGTATTACTATATTGCTAATGTTATGAACCGTTCTTATACCCAATCCATAGCTCCAGAAATGACTTCAGCCATGTCCAGTGGTGGCGGCGGATTCTCGAGTTTTGGTGGCGGGGGCGGAGCCTTCGGCGGAGGCGGAGGCGGCGGTGCCCGCTAA
- a CDS encoding LemA family protein, whose protein sequence is MIIAIALVVILVLIVVWGIGAYNRMIQSKEMIDNSMGQIAAQVESRWDALTNLIQATKNYQSHEADTLINVVKNRQKINPDATVEEVEHDQDLFQKAMRSIDVVVEQYPELKAASVYQTTMDSVNNYENNVRQARMIFNDTVTKYNRTIKTFPNSLVAGMTGFYPEEYFRGSEEKQEMPQW, encoded by the coding sequence ATGATTATCGCAATTGCACTTGTTGTCATTCTCGTTTTAATTGTTGTTTGGGGGATCGGTGCTTATAACCGCATGATCCAATCCAAGGAAATGATTGATAATTCCATGGGTCAAATCGCTGCTCAAGTGGAATCACGCTGGGACGCCTTGACGAATTTGATCCAAGCTACCAAGAACTACCAAAGTCATGAAGCCGACACCTTGATTAATGTGGTGAAAAACCGGCAAAAAATTAATCCTGATGCAACGGTTGAAGAAGTGGAACATGACCAAGACCTCTTCCAAAAAGCCATGCGGTCGATTGACGTCGTGGTCGAACAATATCCGGAATTGAAAGCAGCTTCTGTTTACCAAACCACTATGGACAGTGTGAACAACTATGAAAACAATGTCCGTCAAGCCCGGATGATTTTTAATGACACGGTCACTAAATATAACCGCACCATTAAAACTTTCCCTAATTCCTTAGTTGCGGGAATGACTGGTTTCTATCCTGAAGAATACTTCCGGGGTAGTGAGGAAAAACAGGAGATGCCTCAATGGTAG
- the tsaA gene encoding tRNA (N6-threonylcarbamoyladenosine(37)-N6)-methyltransferase TrmO, with product MEIHPIAHIHTPFKEKFGIPRQGVKAEHSYGEIIFEKEYRQLEAFKGIEDFTYLWLIWGFSQVKESETFKATVRPPRLGGNQRVGVFASRSPFRPNRLALSAVKLEGLDSDSPEGPKLIVSGIDMVDGTPIYDIKPYSSESDALNDGQSGFIDQVAFNTLQVHWPEDLADQVSQAEREGITEVLAADPRPAYQRQEDREYGMLYGSYNIRFEVKDQTCYILSLDPISD from the coding sequence ATGGAAATTCATCCCATAGCTCATATCCATACTCCCTTTAAGGAAAAGTTTGGCATTCCACGCCAAGGGGTTAAGGCCGAACATTCTTATGGAGAAATTATCTTTGAAAAAGAATACCGCCAGTTGGAAGCTTTTAAAGGAATTGAAGACTTTACCTATCTCTGGTTAATCTGGGGATTTTCTCAAGTCAAGGAGAGTGAAACTTTTAAAGCGACTGTCCGCCCACCTCGTTTAGGTGGCAACCAGCGCGTTGGTGTTTTTGCTTCGCGCTCACCCTTCCGTCCCAACCGTTTAGCTTTGTCAGCAGTGAAATTGGAGGGGTTAGATAGTGATAGTCCCGAGGGACCCAAGTTAATTGTGTCGGGGATCGACATGGTGGACGGCACCCCAATTTATGATATCAAACCCTATTCTAGTGAATCGGATGCGCTAAATGACGGGCAATCTGGCTTTATTGACCAGGTGGCCTTTAATACCCTCCAAGTCCACTGGCCCGAAGACTTGGCGGACCAAGTTTCTCAAGCGGAAAGAGAGGGGATTACTGAGGTCTTAGCCGCTGATCCCAGGCCTGCTTACCAAAGGCAGGAAGATCGTGAATATGGGATGCTTTATGGATCCTATAATATTCGCTTTGAAGTGAAAGACCAGACTTGTTATATTTTATCCCTTGACCCGATTAGCGACTAG